The following proteins come from a genomic window of bacterium:
- a CDS encoding glycosyl hydrolase-related protein, with the protein MPKKKYELHVISQTHWDREWRYSLQKTRFYLVEMLDSLLDIMESNPDYKYYHLDSQTILLEDYLLVRPENKERIKSLVQSGRLFIGPWYTLPDQFLVSGESLVRNLLIGHKLAAEFGNVMKVGYTPFSWGQISQLPQIYAGFGIDTILFYRGVSNEQAPYAEFIWEGADGTKVLASRFSSWPRYNFWYFVYRRAMFNREPWDREYQWDSGGLPFRMNDRWAGIDADFELLDQPIEYHKRNLKQWCEQLRDMQKNDFTTKYLVWMNGHDSSAPHPLEPKLINDCNNALDNDTVLHSNLPEYVAKLKSAVKDLVMIKGEMRYGYKTPSISVLYGYVTSARMYIKQMNTKTERMLLNYAEPVASCAALIGAKYPKRFLDLSWKYLLGNHGHDSIGGCSVDRVHEDMMYRYRQSLEISENVFIRAFQQIVKQIDTSAIITKERKNTRTKIQKSNIENQEPILLVAFNPLPFERKELLTATIDIPRTRKWKSIDILDLSTGQKMPIQTQMIETGYPVLQTMIDTPMMFPTKRITCHFQSGSLPSCGYKVYQVLLNDSIKRNFGTLATEPNMMENEFLKVALNNNGTITITDKQTGNVFPNLHYFEDRGEAGSPWVTKPPQADKVYTSLNQTADIILIESGPLKTTFAINLVLMLPESLNETQTARSTSVKPVPITSLVTLYRGSKRVEIETTVDNTVEYHRLRVLFPSGIKTDKHYADGQFDVIERPIFNPDDSDWNEPYMREKPQNQFVVLSSPKRSLAIINDGIKEYEVIDDKERTVALTLLRSFSLKLALLEEGGVDYRDQMKGTQCLGKQIYRYAIYPHQGTWEQNRVMQEAMEFNHPSRIAQCGKAMHRKPDGLPLSLSFLTIPNHTVLSAFKQAESGDGFILRIYNPTEKEVQGIIGLMKPIRQAMITDFNEQKISQLSVDKEGRIPVKLSPKKVVSVHLVI; encoded by the coding sequence ATGCCGAAAAAGAAATATGAGCTCCATGTCATCTCGCAAACCCATTGGGATCGCGAATGGCGATATTCATTGCAAAAGACCCGATTTTATCTAGTAGAAATGCTTGATTCGTTGCTGGATATTATGGAATCAAATCCGGACTATAAATATTACCATCTTGATTCGCAAACTATCCTATTGGAAGATTATTTATTAGTTCGTCCGGAGAATAAAGAACGAATTAAATCGCTCGTGCAATCCGGTCGGTTATTTATCGGTCCCTGGTATACCTTGCCCGACCAATTCTTAGTTTCCGGCGAATCGTTAGTCCGTAATCTATTAATTGGACATAAACTAGCTGCAGAATTCGGGAACGTAATGAAAGTTGGATATACTCCTTTCTCTTGGGGACAAATCTCACAACTGCCGCAGATTTATGCCGGGTTCGGAATTGATACTATTCTATTCTATCGTGGAGTAAGTAATGAACAAGCGCCGTATGCTGAATTTATTTGGGAAGGAGCGGACGGAACGAAAGTGTTAGCATCGCGATTTTCATCTTGGCCAAGGTATAACTTCTGGTATTTCGTATATCGTCGAGCGATGTTTAATCGCGAACCGTGGGACAGAGAATATCAATGGGATTCCGGCGGATTACCGTTTCGGATGAACGACCGCTGGGCTGGAATCGATGCAGATTTTGAATTGCTAGACCAGCCGATTGAGTATCATAAACGGAACCTAAAACAATGGTGCGAACAGTTGCGCGATATGCAAAAAAATGACTTCACAACCAAATATCTGGTTTGGATGAACGGACATGATAGTTCCGCTCCGCATCCATTAGAACCGAAATTGATTAATGATTGCAATAACGCGTTAGATAATGATACTGTTCTGCATAGCAATCTACCGGAATATGTCGCCAAACTAAAATCAGCAGTTAAAGACCTGGTGATGATCAAAGGTGAGATGCGGTATGGATACAAAACGCCGTCAATATCAGTGCTGTATGGTTATGTAACTTCAGCGCGAATGTACATTAAACAGATGAATACGAAAACAGAACGGATGCTGCTGAACTATGCGGAACCGGTTGCATCCTGTGCGGCGTTAATCGGTGCTAAGTATCCGAAAAGATTCCTAGATTTATCGTGGAAATATCTGCTCGGCAACCATGGCCATGACTCGATTGGCGGATGCAGTGTAGACCGGGTGCATGAAGATATGATGTATCGGTATCGTCAATCGTTAGAAATATCTGAGAATGTTTTCATTCGCGCATTTCAGCAAATAGTGAAACAAATTGATACTTCAGCTATAATAACCAAAGAACGAAAGAACACAAGAACAAAAATACAAAAAAGTAACATAGAAAATCAGGAACCGATACTGCTCGTAGCATTTAACCCCTTGCCTTTTGAACGAAAAGAACTTTTAACCGCTACGATTGATATCCCTCGAACTCGGAAATGGAAATCAATCGATATCCTTGATTTATCGACCGGTCAGAAAATGCCAATACAAACGCAAATGATTGAAACCGGATATCCTGTTTTGCAGACGATGATTGATACACCGATGATGTTCCCGACGAAACGGATTACCTGCCATTTCCAATCCGGTAGTCTTCCGTCCTGTGGATATAAAGTTTACCAGGTTCTTCTTAACGATTCAATAAAACGGAATTTCGGTACCCTAGCGACAGAACCGAATATGATGGAAAACGAGTTTCTGAAAGTAGCGCTCAATAATAACGGAACGATAACTATAACCGATAAGCAGACGGGAAATGTTTTCCCCAACCTGCATTATTTTGAAGATCGCGGAGAAGCTGGTTCACCGTGGGTGACCAAACCACCGCAAGCGGATAAAGTGTATACTTCTTTGAATCAGACTGCAGACATTATTCTCATTGAGTCCGGCCCGTTGAAAACTACCTTTGCCATTAATCTCGTATTAATGCTACCAGAATCACTAAATGAAACACAAACTGCGCGTAGTACTTCGGTCAAACCAGTTCCTATCACTTCGCTGGTCACATTATACCGAGGAAGTAAGCGAGTCGAAATAGAAACCACGGTAGATAATACGGTTGAATATCATCGTCTGCGCGTTTTGTTCCCGAGCGGCATTAAAACCGATAAACATTATGCTGACGGACAGTTTGATGTTATTGAACGTCCGATATTCAATCCGGATGATAGCGATTGGAATGAACCGTATATGCGGGAGAAACCGCAGAACCAGTTCGTGGTTCTTTCAAGCCCGAAACGAAGTCTAGCGATTATCAATGATGGAATTAAAGAATATGAGGTGATTGATGATAAAGAGCGAACCGTTGCCTTAACCCTGCTCCGTTCATTTTCATTAAAACTAGCGTTACTTGAAGAAGGCGGGGTTGATTATCGTGACCAGATGAAGGGAACGCAATGTTTAGGAAAGCAGATATATCGTTATGCGATATATCCGCATCAAGGAACCTGGGAACAGAACCGGGTCATGCAAGAAGCTATGGAGTTCAACCATCCGAGTCGGATTGCGCAATGCGGAAAAGCAATGCACCGGAAACCAGATGGATTACCGCTCTCATTAAGTTTTCTAACCATACCGAACCATACCGTTCTAAGTGCATTTAAACAAGCAGAGTCCGGTGATGGATTTATTCTCCGCATTTATAATCCAACAGAAAAAGAGGTTCAAGGAATCATCGGATTGATGAAACCTATCCGGCAAGCGATGATAACCGATTTCAACGAGCAGAAGATTAGTCAACTCTCGGTAGATAAAGAAGGGAGAATACCAGTTAAACTTTCCCCGAAGAAAGTCGTATCTGTTCACCTGGTTATATAA
- a CDS encoding NAD+ synthase, whose translation MPSIRVGLAQINVTVGALSENAQKIISWIEQAQNQQVDLLAFPELALTGYPPEDLLFKPQFIEDNLKYLDKIASTTKDSISVIIGFVDRQDKNIYNAAAVIANGKIAGLYYKMRLPNYGVFDEKRYFTAGKQNKLFLINGIKVGLGICEDIWCEDGPWAEQADAGAELLVNINASPYHQGKPKQRAEMLSARAKSKQVYLVYNNLIGGQDELVFDGQGLIFNPAGKLIARGIAFQEEMLIADLNIGNDEPKTKNQVSNIETIQISTSLPSKKRKPIKPKLAKLLKPVEEVYQALVCGTRDYVTKNGFKSVVIGLSGGIDSSLVAVIAVDALGKKNVTGVFMPSKYSSKQSYIDAQKLASNLGIRFIQLPIHQPFDAFLSVLAEPFKHKKPDVTEENLQARIRGNLLMALSNKFGCLVLTTGNKSEMSTGYATLYGDMAGGFAVIKDVPKTLVYALSRYRNKVAKKQLIPNSVLTKAPTAELKPNQKDSDTLPPYEILDPILQAYIEEDKSLKEIIALGFDSETVRRVIRMVDLSEYKRRQAPPGIKITQRAFGRDRRMPITNKYRDTF comes from the coding sequence ATGCCTTCAATAAGAGTTGGGTTGGCTCAAATCAATGTTACGGTCGGTGCGTTGTCAGAGAACGCACAAAAAATTATCTCGTGGATTGAACAAGCACAAAACCAGCAGGTAGATTTGTTAGCTTTTCCGGAACTAGCGCTGACCGGATATCCGCCAGAAGATTTATTATTCAAACCGCAGTTTATTGAAGATAATCTCAAATATTTAGATAAAATTGCTTCAACAACCAAAGATTCAATAAGTGTTATTATTGGTTTCGTTGACCGGCAGGATAAGAACATCTATAACGCCGCTGCGGTAATCGCTAACGGCAAGATTGCCGGTCTTTATTATAAGATGCGACTGCCGAACTATGGGGTATTCGATGAGAAACGATATTTCACAGCCGGAAAGCAAAATAAACTATTTCTCATTAACGGAATTAAAGTCGGGTTGGGAATCTGCGAGGATATTTGGTGTGAAGATGGACCCTGGGCGGAACAAGCGGATGCTGGCGCTGAATTGCTCGTTAATATCAACGCTTCACCCTATCATCAGGGAAAACCGAAGCAACGGGCAGAAATGCTTTCTGCCCGAGCGAAAAGTAAACAGGTTTATCTCGTGTATAATAATCTCATCGGCGGACAGGATGAACTTGTATTTGATGGACAAGGACTCATTTTTAATCCGGCAGGGAAACTGATAGCGCGTGGGATAGCGTTTCAAGAAGAAATGCTCATTGCCGATTTGAATATCGGCAATGATGAACCAAAGACTAAGAACCAAGTATCAAATATTGAAACAATTCAAATTTCAACTTCTCTACCAAGTAAAAAGCGAAAACCTATTAAGCCGAAACTCGCCAAGCTGTTGAAGCCGGTTGAAGAAGTATATCAAGCGCTAGTTTGTGGAACTCGGGATTATGTAACTAAAAATGGATTTAAAAGCGTAGTTATCGGTCTTTCCGGCGGGATAGATTCAAGTCTGGTTGCGGTTATTGCCGTTGATGCGCTCGGGAAAAAGAATGTTACTGGCGTGTTTATGCCCTCAAAGTATAGCTCAAAACAAAGCTATATTGATGCGCAGAAACTCGCTTCAAATCTCGGGATTCGGTTCATCCAACTGCCTATCCATCAGCCGTTTGATGCGTTCTTATCGGTTCTTGCCGAACCGTTCAAACATAAGAAACCGGATGTGACTGAAGAGAACTTACAAGCGCGGATTCGCGGGAACCTGCTGATGGCGCTATCGAATAAATTCGGTTGTCTGGTTCTAACCACCGGCAACAAAAGCGAAATGAGTACCGGATACGCTACCTTATACGGCGATATGGCCGGTGGGTTTGCAGTGATTAAAGATGTTCCGAAAACGCTCGTATATGCATTATCGCGCTATCGCAATAAAGTCGCTAAAAAACAGCTTATTCCTAATTCGGTTTTAACGAAAGCGCCGACCGCTGAACTGAAACCAAACCAGAAAGATTCGGATACGCTACCGCCGTATGAGATTCTCGACCCGATTTTGCAAGCGTATATCGAAGAAGATAAAAGTCTAAAGGAAATCATTGCGCTCGGATTTGACTCGGAAACCGTGCGTCGGGTTATTCGCATGGTTGATTTGAGCGAATATAAACGGCGCCAAGCGCCGCCAGGAATTAAAATAACGCAGCGAGCGTTCGGTCGAGACCGGCGGATGCCGATAACCAATAAATATCGAGATACTTTTTGA
- a CDS encoding HD domain-containing protein — MLELVLGFDVFNLDNQKIASAGQPLTPQFFHELMHKRTNNSPPITFADYPQYMDDLCDFVLQPPYDRIFDTPEICRSIADRLMHARIFPVVIQTLDYFKQYDFYTYRHSLIVAALATRMAFDIQSYYSYSLQAASVVPGHDIGKYCIPLEILQKQEYLNPQEIRRLREHAVYGCILLTYYLGEHDPTSCQIAYEHHEYINGKGYPRGIKQNNELLQVVTVCDMFDALVSPRPYRSEQYTVRGALELLCEAALTGKINLNCVKLLISYMRADKPPIDKITISKEKRTKEPENNKYSLGAILVSAEGTSPS, encoded by the coding sequence ATGTTAGAGTTAGTCCTCGGTTTTGATGTTTTTAACTTGGATAATCAGAAAATCGCTTCAGCAGGACAACCATTAACTCCGCAGTTTTTTCATGAACTGATGCACAAACGAACGAATAATTCACCGCCGATAACGTTTGCTGATTATCCGCAATATATGGATGATTTATGCGATTTTGTTCTTCAGCCGCCGTACGATCGGATATTTGATACCCCAGAGATATGCCGAAGTATTGCTGACCGGCTAATGCATGCGCGAATTTTCCCAGTGGTAATCCAAACCTTAGATTATTTTAAACAGTATGATTTCTATACTTATCGACATTCATTAATTGTTGCGGCATTAGCGACGCGAATGGCATTTGATATCCAATCATATTATAGCTATTCATTACAAGCGGCATCAGTTGTTCCAGGACATGATATCGGGAAATACTGTATTCCACTTGAAATTTTGCAAAAGCAAGAGTATCTTAACCCACAAGAAATTCGACGGTTACGGGAACATGCGGTTTATGGTTGTATTCTATTGACGTATTATCTCGGCGAGCATGACCCGACCAGTTGCCAGATTGCCTATGAACACCATGAATATATTAATGGTAAAGGCTATCCGCGGGGAATAAAACAGAATAATGAACTCTTACAAGTAGTGACCGTTTGCGATATGTTTGACGCATTAGTATCACCTCGGCCATATCGCAGTGAACAATATACTGTTCGGGGAGCGCTTGAACTGTTATGTGAAGCTGCGTTAACTGGTAAAATAAATTTAAATTGTGTTAAACTGCTGATTTCGTACATGCGTGCAGATAAACCACCGATTGATAAGATTACTATCTCAAAAGAAAAACGGACGAAAGAACCAGAAAATAATAAATATAGTCTAGGCGCAATATTGGTTTCAGCAGAAGGAACGAGCCCATCCTGA
- the glnA gene encoding type I glutamate--ammonia ligase, which translates to MTPKEVIELAKKYDLKMVDLKFVDLPGQMQHFSMPIHNLDESLFEDGAGFDGSSIRGYQEIQESDMLLVPDPKTAIIDPVCEVPTLSIMCDVRDPMTRQPYTRDPRYIAKKAEKYLESTGIADTSFWGPELEFYIFNDVRFDQNQYSGYYFLDSKEGAWNSGRDEKPNLGYKPRYKEGYFPVPPTDSLQDFRSKVAMKMIEAGIDIEVHHHEVGTAGQGEFDMKYDTLEAMADKVMMYKYVLKNMAIKSGLTVTFMPKPIFMDNGSGMHVHVSLWKKGKNMFFSPKGYAQLSETALYFIGGLLKHSPALLGFCAPTTNSYRRLVPGYEAPINLVYSQRNRSACCRIPMYLRSEKAKRIEYRCPDPSSNPYLAMAAILMAGLDGIQHKLDPGPPLDKDIYNLPPEEKQNVKSVPGSLEEVLKALEKDHEFLLKGDVFTKDVIETWLEYKWKHEIDPVRLRPHPYEFYLYYDV; encoded by the coding sequence ATGACCCCAAAAGAAGTAATCGAATTAGCTAAGAAGTACGATTTGAAAATGGTAGATTTAAAATTTGTTGATTTACCTGGTCAGATGCAGCATTTCAGTATGCCGATACATAATCTCGATGAATCACTTTTTGAAGACGGCGCCGGATTCGATGGTTCATCAATTCGTGGGTATCAGGAGATTCAGGAAAGCGATATGCTCCTAGTCCCGGACCCGAAAACCGCGATCATTGATCCGGTTTGTGAGGTGCCAACCTTATCAATTATGTGCGATGTTCGCGACCCAATGACCCGCCAGCCATATACTCGCGACCCGCGATATATTGCTAAAAAAGCGGAAAAGTATCTTGAATCTACTGGTATTGCGGATACGAGTTTCTGGGGACCGGAACTAGAATTCTATATTTTTAACGATGTCCGGTTCGACCAGAACCAGTATAGCGGATATTATTTCTTAGATTCAAAAGAAGGCGCTTGGAATTCCGGTCGAGATGAGAAACCGAACCTCGGCTATAAACCGCGGTATAAAGAAGGATATTTCCCGGTTCCACCGACGGATAGTTTGCAGGATTTCCGGTCGAAAGTCGCAATGAAAATGATAGAAGCAGGAATTGATATTGAAGTACATCATCATGAAGTTGGAACTGCTGGTCAGGGAGAATTCGATATGAAATATGATACTCTGGAAGCGATGGCGGATAAAGTGATGATGTATAAATATGTCCTGAAAAACATGGCGATTAAGTCCGGATTAACTGTAACCTTTATGCCGAAACCGATTTTTATGGATAACGGTTCCGGAATGCATGTTCATGTTAGTCTCTGGAAAAAAGGGAAGAATATGTTCTTCAGCCCGAAAGGATATGCGCAATTATCTGAAACCGCATTATATTTTATCGGCGGGTTGCTAAAACATAGCCCGGCGTTGTTAGGATTCTGCGCACCAACTACGAATTCATATCGTCGTCTGGTGCCCGGATATGAAGCGCCGATTAACCTTGTTTATTCACAACGGAACCGGAGCGCTTGCTGTCGTATCCCGATGTATCTACGGAGCGAAAAAGCGAAACGAATTGAGTATCGTTGTCCGGACCCAAGTTCGAACCCCTATCTGGCGATGGCAGCAATTTTGATGGCGGGACTTGATGGCATCCAGCATAAACTCGACCCCGGTCCACCACTGGATAAAGATATTTATAATCTACCACCAGAAGAAAAGCAGAATGTTAAATCTGTTCCCGGGAGTTTGGAAGAAGTACTGAAAGCGCTGGAAAAAGACCATGAATTCTTGCTGAAAGGCGACGTATTCACGAAAGATGTTATCGAGACCTGGCTAGAATATAAATGGAAACATGAAATCGACCCGGTTCGGCTACGGCCACATCCATACGAATTCTATCTCTACTACGATGTATAG
- a CDS encoding HD domain-containing protein, with product MERTNLFITRYFDRILVISIFLGAVLINVFVPYKIGFLNFFYLPIIVAGYHLGKRFAVLTAILCVLVVAWIAVLFPQTFFADTGMRLYVIVSLLAWASFLILTSAAMGYLYEEKERKIQELRQAYIGVVEILAKYLESSDRYTKGHSIRVAHLAEDIAHILRLSKYDVENIRTAALLHDIGKTEISMDLINKAATLTSAEKETVNTQTEKGAQLLSLVAGVLKEAVPLVLAHHKYYYTEKQFDANTMQEIPLGAAVIAVADAYDAIVTDRPYRAGKAPWQAYEEISKNAGKQFHPQVVDALRQVLVSEGFAEEKEL from the coding sequence ATGGAACGGACTAACCTTTTTATTACTCGTTATTTCGACCGGATTCTTGTTATTTCAATTTTTCTTGGTGCGGTATTAATTAATGTATTTGTTCCCTATAAAATCGGGTTCCTGAATTTTTTCTATCTACCAATAATCGTTGCTGGTTACCATCTCGGGAAACGGTTTGCGGTATTAACCGCGATACTCTGCGTGCTTGTTGTTGCTTGGATAGCTGTTCTATTCCCGCAGACATTTTTTGCGGATACTGGCATGCGCCTGTATGTTATTGTTAGTTTACTTGCTTGGGCGAGTTTTTTAATTCTAACCAGCGCTGCTATGGGATATCTTTATGAAGAAAAAGAACGGAAAATTCAAGAACTACGACAGGCGTATATCGGTGTCGTTGAGATCCTCGCGAAATATCTTGAATCTTCTGACCGATATACGAAAGGGCATTCAATTCGCGTAGCGCATCTAGCGGAAGATATCGCACATATTTTGCGATTATCGAAATATGATGTGGAAAATATCCGAACTGCGGCGTTACTTCACGACATTGGAAAAACGGAAATCAGTATGGATTTGATTAATAAAGCCGCGACATTAACTTCGGCTGAAAAAGAGACTGTTAATACGCAAACTGAGAAAGGCGCGCAGTTATTATCGCTAGTCGCCGGAGTATTGAAAGAAGCGGTACCGTTAGTACTTGCACATCATAAATATTATTATACCGAAAAACAATTCGATGCGAATACGATGCAGGAAATCCCGCTCGGTGCAGCGGTTATCGCGGTTGCTGATGCGTATGATGCAATTGTTACCGACCGACCGTATCGTGCCGGGAAAGCGCCTTGGCAGGCGTATGAAGAAATTAGCAAGAATGCCGGAAAACAGTTCCATCCGCAGGTAGTAGATGCGTTACGGCAGGTTCTGGTTTCTGAAGGATTCGCTGAAGAAAAAGAACTGTAA
- a CDS encoding MFS transporter has protein sequence MDAIAKRNYNALRTFYFFFYISVAAVSPYINLYFKKIGLTGTQIGTIAAAGPVVILFAQPLWGFVADKTKQARQLLSFAILMAMITNIFFIFFQNFAALILVSIIFTFFSTPIIPLADTAALEFVGSNKLSYGKIRLWGSVGFAAFVTLIGKVTHNFGLLWIFPIYAFVMVINVILSFRIPKYQSHLEYRFIHGLTILRKNHRFILFLLGVFLLMATGTANVVYFGIYIDQLGGSTTLLGFAWMIAAISEIPIFLYADKIFQKVNPLQCLIAAAVASMFRWYVYTLITNPILLIFLQPLHAVGFGCYYLGAIHFIRQESPPGWMATGQTLFWAVAFGLSAITGSFFGGVIYQKYHSVAAVYAIASIVAFVSAILFLLATKIHKQNNDVLRETG, from the coding sequence ATGGATGCGATAGCCAAACGGAACTATAATGCGCTGCGAACCTTCTATTTTTTCTTTTACATCAGCGTTGCTGCGGTGTCACCGTATATTAATCTCTATTTCAAAAAAATCGGGTTAACCGGAACGCAAATCGGAACGATTGCCGCTGCTGGACCGGTAGTTATTCTATTCGCTCAACCGCTCTGGGGTTTTGTTGCGGATAAAACCAAACAGGCGCGCCAGCTGTTATCCTTCGCTATCCTCATGGCGATGATAACTAATATATTCTTCATATTCTTCCAGAATTTTGCTGCGTTAATTCTGGTTTCTATTATTTTCACGTTTTTCAGCACGCCAATTATTCCCCTTGCAGATACTGCTGCGCTCGAATTCGTAGGCTCAAATAAATTAAGTTATGGGAAAATTCGACTCTGGGGTTCGGTCGGATTCGCTGCGTTCGTAACCTTAATTGGGAAAGTAACGCACAATTTTGGATTGCTCTGGATATTTCCAATCTATGCGTTCGTAATGGTGATTAATGTTATCCTTTCATTTCGTATTCCCAAATATCAGTCACATTTAGAATATCGGTTCATCCATGGGTTAACAATTCTACGGAAAAACCATCGGTTCATTTTATTTCTCCTTGGCGTATTTCTTTTAATGGCAACCGGAACCGCAAACGTTGTCTATTTCGGGATATATATTGACCAGCTCGGTGGAAGTACTACCTTGCTCGGATTCGCTTGGATGATTGCTGCGATATCAGAAATCCCGATATTCCTTTATGCAGATAAAATTTTTCAGAAAGTAAATCCGTTACAATGTTTAATCGCCGCAGCCGTTGCTTCTATGTTTCGCTGGTATGTATATACCCTAATAACCAATCCAATTCTGTTGATTTTCTTGCAACCATTGCATGCGGTTGGGTTTGGTTGCTATTATCTTGGAGCGATTCATTTCATTCGGCAGGAAAGCCCGCCTGGGTGGATGGCAACTGGACAAACGTTATTCTGGGCAGTAGCGTTCGGGTTATCCGCAATAACCGGTAGTTTTTTCGGCGGCGTGATTTATCAGAAGTATCATAGCGTCGCTGCAGTATATGCTATCGCAAGTATCGTTGCGTTCGTTTCCGCCATATTATTCCTGCTCGCAACGAAAATACATAAGCAGAATAATGATGTATTAAGAGAAACTGGTTAA
- a CDS encoding zinc metalloprotease HtpX, whose amino-acid sequence MSFTHLDIKEQRTKKTVLLFIVLFLFYFVGFFILTAIFQLVFVIYSIEERETAFQFRFLSIFFWSFIFAISAAVIHWLFSVSDGMTRILTGLKAQELDTSDRYHERMKNIIEELKIATGSTAKNIRGMVLPTVAVNAFAVSDFRGNAVLGVTEGLLARMNRRQLEAVLAHEMAHIVNKDALLVTIACSLFAVYAQILTAVETAADELGDQDRYIFRINNQRGFAPFLIIPVLWLITLGTMLLNTLISRQREYLADATAVELTRDPLSLAEALYKVSTSWRGIGYTDSTLSPIFILPAEDTELESSENWFANLFSTHPPVSKRLEILLNLGKADFSVFQRQVGTGFPIQPEKGEMPSSVSETTWWVRTESNQWQGPFTALQLTSNPFITPESWVSRDKQGQLIRAGTDPVLSDLFRLRLEGKLLSPYQCPKCRQSLTKIDYEGTQVNRCHFCGGTLVEEQNLFRIFAREEKQFSEELKLKAKASTRQWLLSRAVKTMKLSDLVTAAFPAITCPKCKTEMVRMPYTLQYFIVIDRCYSCKLIWFDKEELELLQILVESREK is encoded by the coding sequence ATGTCCTTTACGCATTTGGATATTAAAGAACAGCGGACGAAAAAAACGGTTCTGCTATTTATAGTATTATTTCTTTTTTATTTTGTTGGCTTCTTCATTCTAACAGCCATATTCCAACTCGTTTTTGTGATATACTCCATAGAAGAACGAGAAACTGCATTTCAATTCCGATTTCTATCAATCTTCTTCTGGTCGTTCATATTCGCAATAAGTGCAGCGGTAATCCATTGGTTATTTTCGGTTTCCGATGGAATGACTCGTATTTTAACGGGACTTAAAGCGCAAGAACTAGATACTTCTGACCGATACCATGAACGGATGAAGAATATTATTGAAGAACTTAAAATCGCTACTGGTAGCACTGCAAAAAACATCCGCGGGATGGTGCTGCCGACAGTTGCGGTAAACGCGTTTGCAGTTAGCGATTTTCGCGGGAACGCGGTGCTAGGTGTAACCGAAGGATTACTTGCACGGATGAACCGCCGACAGTTAGAAGCGGTGCTCGCGCATGAAATGGCGCATATCGTTAATAAAGATGCGTTGCTGGTAACTATCGCTTGTTCATTATTTGCGGTATATGCGCAGATATTAACCGCAGTTGAAACTGCAGCGGATGAACTTGGCGACCAGGATAGATATATTTTCCGCATCAATAATCAACGCGGATTCGCACCATTTTTAATCATTCCGGTTCTCTGGCTGATAACCCTCGGGACGATGCTGTTAAACACGCTCATTTCCCGCCAGCGGGAATATCTCGCGGATGCAACCGCAGTCGAGTTAACTCGCGACCCGCTATCGCTTGCTGAAGCGTTATATAAAGTTTCAACTTCATGGCGCGGAATTGGATATACCGACAGTACTCTCTCTCCGATATTCATTCTCCCCGCGGAAGATACAGAGTTAGAATCCAGCGAGAACTGGTTTGCGAATCTCTTTTCAACCCATCCACCGGTATCAAAGCGATTAGAAATTCTGTTAAATCTTGGGAAAGCAGATTTTAGTGTATTCCAACGACAGGTTGGGACTGGGTTTCCCATCCAGCCAGAAAAAGGAGAGATGCCTTCTTCAGTATCGGAGACCACGTGGTGGGTACGAACGGAATCAAACCAATGGCAAGGTCCGTTCACCGCATTACAACTCACTTCGAATCCTTTTATTACTCCAGAAAGCTGGGTTAGTCGGGATAAACAGGGTCAACTAATTAGAGCAGGAACCGACCCCGTATTATCCGACTTATTTAGATTACGATTGGAAGGGAAACTGTTGTCTCCATATCAATGCCCGAAATGCCGACAATCGTTAACGAAAATTGATTATGAAGGAACACAGGTTAACCGATGTCATTTTTGTGGCGGAACACTGGTTGAAGAACAGAATCTATTTCGTATATTTGCGCGAGAAGAGAAACAGTTTTCTGAAGAATTGAAATTGAAAGCAAAAGCATCTACCCGGCAATGGCTATTAAGTCGAGCGGTTAAAACGATGAAATTATCCGACTTAGTCACTGCCGCATTCCCAGCAATCACATGTCCGAAATGTAAAACTGAAATGGTGCGAATGCCGTACACGTTACAATATTTTATTGTTATTGACCGCTGTTATTCCTGCAAATTGATTTGGTTTGATAAGGAAGAATTAGAACTCCTACAGATTCTGGTCGAAAGTCGCGAGAAATAG